TTGAAATGACCTGTGCACCAAACGGGGAAGAAGGCATTGCCATTGCTCAGAATGTGAAGTTTGACCTCATCCTGATTGATATCAACCTGCCCGGCATTAACGGCTATGGTGTGTTTGAGAAATTAAAAAACACACAACCCTGCCCCAAATTTGCCTTAAGCGCCAACGCTATGGAAAGTGACTTTGCACGCGGAAAAGCTGCTGGCTTTGATGAATATCTCACCAAGCCGCTGGACCTTCCCCTCACCCTTGAAAAAATTACAAATGCCCTGTTTGACAGGAAATAACACCCCTGTTGCAAATCGTAACAATCTTTGAATTTGCGCTTTGGTCATTTTCAGCTTAAAAAGACAGTCAATTTACTGCAATCAACTAAGTTTTTTCATTCGATGACCTCTTCTAAATCAGCTGCGATTGTTCTTGCTGCGGGCCTTGGCACCCGTATGAAATCCACCAAGCCCAAAGTGATGCACCCTCTGGCAGGGCGTCCCATGGTCAACCATGTGATTGCCAACTTGCAAACGGCAGGCGTGGAAGAAATTATTGCGGTTATTGGCCCAGACATGCCCGCCCTTGAACGCGCGGTTGCCCCGCATAAAACAGCCGTGCAAGTTGACCGTTTGGGCACAGGCCATGCCGTACTGGCGGCTAAAGAGGTCGTAGCTGGGGATGAAGAGCATGTGTTGATTGCTTTTGGCGATACGCCATTGATCTCCCCGAATACTTTTGCCCGCATGATTGAGGCCCGCACCCATGCTGATGTGGTGGTTTTGGGGTTTCGACCCGCCCCCCCCGGTGCCTATGGTCGCTTGGTCACAGATGAGAGCAATGCCCTGCAAGCCATTGTTGAATTCAAAGATGCCAACGAGGAAGAACGCGCCATCCCCCTGTGTAATTCCGGAGTCATGTGTGTGAATGGGCAAAAGCTCTTTTCTCTGCTGGATCGCATCACCAATGACAATGCAGCCGGTGAATATTACCTGACCGATATTGTCGCCCTGGCACGCGAAGACAATCTCAATTGCGCTGTTGTAGAGGGTAATGAAGATGAGTTGTTAGGCGTTAATTCCCGCGTGGAACTGGCCCGTGCCGAAGCCCTTATCCAAGACCAGCTGCGCCATCAGGCAATGGTCAATGGCGCAACCTTGCTTGATCCGTCCTCGACTCATTTCAGTTTTGATACGAAACTGGGCAAGGATGTGGTGGTTGAACCCAATGTTTTCTTCGGCCCTAATGTGAAGGTTGATGATTTTGTCACCATCAAAGCCTTTTCCCATCTGGAAGACTGCCGGGTTGGACGTGGTGTCACCATGGGACCTTATGCCCGTCTGCGCCCCGGTGCTGATTTAAAAGACGGGGTGAAAGTCGGCAATTTTGTTGAGATTAAAAAAGCCCTGATCGAAGAAGGTGCTAAGGTCAATCATCTAAGCTATATCGGTGATGCCCGTGTGGGGCCTGGTGCCAACATCGGGGCAGGTACGATCACCTGTAACTATGATGGCTATTTCAAATATCACACCGATATCGGGGCTGAGGCTTTCATTGGTTCCAACACTGCCCTTGTCGCCCCTGTTCATATTGGGGATGGGGTCAATATTGGCGCAGGTAGCACCATATCCAAAGATGTGAAGACAGGGGATTTAAGCCTGACGCGTGCGCCGCAAAAGAACTTTGATGGTTGGGCAACAAAGTTTCGCAGCAAACAAGAAGCTGAAAAAGCAAAACAGAAGAAATAAGTGAGATAACTCATGTGTGGCATTGTTGGTTTTATCGGTCAAAAAGAAGCAGCCCCCTTACTGGTGGAAGGGCTGAAACGTCTGGAATATCGCGGTTATGATTCTGCAGGCATCGCCACCTTGCCCAATGGTCATATAGAACGCCGCCGCGCTGAAGGCAAAATCGTCAATCTTGAAAAAGTCCTTGGTGAACAGCCCGTCACAGGTACCATCGGCATTGGCCATACCCGCTGGGCCACCCATGGCATTCCCAATAAAACCAATGCCCACCCCCATGCCACAGGCCGTGTTGCCGTGGTACATAACGGCATTATTGAAAATTTTCAGGAACTGCGTGCCGAGCTGATTGAAAAAGGATTTTCCTTTTATTCAGAAACCGATAGCGAAGTTGTTCCGACCCTAATTACCAGCTACCTCAACGATGGCCTTTCCCCTGTTGAAGCCGTAAAAACCACGCTCAAACGACTGGAAGGTGCGTTTGCCTTGGGGATTATTTTTGCCGGCGAAGATAATCTTTTAATCGGGGCACGTCGCGGTAGCCCCTTGGCTGTTGGCTTTGGCGAAGGTGAAATGTATCTCGGCTCCGATGCCATGGCTCTGGCTCCACTTACCAAGAAAATCGCCTATCTGGATGAGGGCGACTGGGTGGTTCTCGGTCGTGACAACGTAACCTTTTATGATGAAAATGATACCGAAGTCAGCCGCGACATTCGTGAAACCGCCATGTCTGGAGCACTGATTGGCAAGGGTGAACATCGTCATTACATGCTCAAGGAAATTTTCGAGCAGCCTCAGGTCATTGGCGACACACTGGCAGGTTTCTTCAACCCCACCAACCAGACTATTTCCATGCCGGATTTCCCGTTTGAACTGGCCCATATCTCGCGCATTACCATCGTTGCCTGCGGCACGTCCTTTTATGCTGGACTGGTTGCCAAATATTGGATCGAACAATATGCCCGCATCGGGGTAGAAATTGATGTGGCCTCAGAATTTCGTTACCGTGAAGCCCCCATGCCTGAAGGTGGCCTGGCCTTATTTATTTCCCAATCCGGGGAAACCGCCGATACTCTGGCTGCCCTTCGTTATGCCAAATCACAAGACCAACATATTCTTTCCATTGTCAATGTGCCCGAAAGTTCCATGGAACGGGAGTCTCATGCGGTTTTACGCACCCACGCCGGGCCTGAAATCGGCGTGGCCTCAACCAAAGCCTTCACAACACAACTAACCGTATTGGCCTGCCTTGCCATTTCACTGGCCAAGGCCAAGGGTACGCTTCAGGCAGATACAGAAGCCAGCCTGTGTAAAGCCATTGCCGAAGTCCCCGCCCGTGTCACCGAAATTCTCACCCATGACAAAGCCTTGCGCGATATCGCCCAAAATGTCGCAGAAGCTCGCGATGTGCTTTATCTGGGACGTGGCGCAGCCTTTCCTATTGCTATGGAAGGGGCATTGAAACTGAAGGAAATTTCCTATATTCATGCCGAAGGCTATGCCGCAGGAGAAATGAAACACGGCCCGATCGCCCTGATTGACGAAAGCGTCCCCGTGATCGTTTTGGCCCCCAGTGACAGCAATTTTGAAAAAACAGCCTCCAACACCCAAGAAGTTGTTGCCCGTGGGGGACGCGTCATCTTTATGGCCGACCAAACAGGCTGCTCAAAAATGGCCGACCATTCCATGGCCTCAGTCCCCATGCCTGTCGTTCATTCCTTTGTCGCCCCAATCCTCTATTCCATCCCGGTCCAACTCCTAGCCTATCACGTCGCCGTCCACAAAGGCACAGATGTGGATCAACCGAGGAATCTAGCGAAATCGGTGACTGTTGAATGATTTGATCGGTGCCGATAGCGTTCTTCAACCGTAATTCCAAGTTCATCATCGGTGTACAAAGGTACCTTTAACGCAATAGAAACAACGTGTTCCTTGTCTTCGGGAAGGTGCTGAACGTCGATACGTTCAACGACCTGTGACAGCCATTTTTGTTTTTTACGTTTGTTGAAGGCGTTTAAATGGTCAAAATCAACCACCAACACGTTGTTTCTATTGCGTTAAAGGTACCTTTGTACACCGATGATGAACTTGGAATTACGGTTGAAGAACATTATCGGCACCGATCAAATCATTCCACGGTGGAACATGACGCTACATCGGCATCGTTAATGACCCACTTTTCAGATGATGCCACCGTGTCTAAAAACGGCGATTTACACGACAATTTGAATGGCAACATTAATGGTAATTCCAGCATCAAAGTCTGCATTAAGTTCGACCT
This sequence is a window from Terasakiella sp. SH-1. Protein-coding genes within it:
- the glmU gene encoding bifunctional UDP-N-acetylglucosamine diphosphorylase/glucosamine-1-phosphate N-acetyltransferase GlmU, whose product is MTSSKSAAIVLAAGLGTRMKSTKPKVMHPLAGRPMVNHVIANLQTAGVEEIIAVIGPDMPALERAVAPHKTAVQVDRLGTGHAVLAAKEVVAGDEEHVLIAFGDTPLISPNTFARMIEARTHADVVVLGFRPAPPGAYGRLVTDESNALQAIVEFKDANEEERAIPLCNSGVMCVNGQKLFSLLDRITNDNAAGEYYLTDIVALAREDNLNCAVVEGNEDELLGVNSRVELARAEALIQDQLRHQAMVNGATLLDPSSTHFSFDTKLGKDVVVEPNVFFGPNVKVDDFVTIKAFSHLEDCRVGRGVTMGPYARLRPGADLKDGVKVGNFVEIKKALIEEGAKVNHLSYIGDARVGPGANIGAGTITCNYDGYFKYHTDIGAEAFIGSNTALVAPVHIGDGVNIGAGSTISKDVKTGDLSLTRAPQKNFDGWATKFRSKQEAEKAKQKK
- the glmS gene encoding glutamine--fructose-6-phosphate transaminase (isomerizing) produces the protein MCGIVGFIGQKEAAPLLVEGLKRLEYRGYDSAGIATLPNGHIERRRAEGKIVNLEKVLGEQPVTGTIGIGHTRWATHGIPNKTNAHPHATGRVAVVHNGIIENFQELRAELIEKGFSFYSETDSEVVPTLITSYLNDGLSPVEAVKTTLKRLEGAFALGIIFAGEDNLLIGARRGSPLAVGFGEGEMYLGSDAMALAPLTKKIAYLDEGDWVVLGRDNVTFYDENDTEVSRDIRETAMSGALIGKGEHRHYMLKEIFEQPQVIGDTLAGFFNPTNQTISMPDFPFELAHISRITIVACGTSFYAGLVAKYWIEQYARIGVEIDVASEFRYREAPMPEGGLALFISQSGETADTLAALRYAKSQDQHILSIVNVPESSMERESHAVLRTHAGPEIGVASTKAFTTQLTVLACLAISLAKAKGTLQADTEASLCKAIAEVPARVTEILTHDKALRDIAQNVAEARDVLYLGRGAAFPIAMEGALKLKEISYIHAEGYAAGEMKHGPIALIDESVPVIVLAPSDSNFEKTASNTQEVVARGGRVIFMADQTGCSKMADHSMASVPMPVVHSFVAPILYSIPVQLLAYHVAVHKGTDVDQPRNLAKSVTVE